A genomic stretch from Sphingobacterium sp. ML3W includes:
- a CDS encoding ATP-binding protein, with translation MQKSVLLLLFTLLIFSCSRNKDEKIIKTVNNDYDKAFAFFKQGQKDSSFFYFELAKDQYLNSNDSLGTARCLVFIGLHQYDEGDFFGAQETSLSAIRFIGNKQKDSLLCYAYNTIANASDEMNQYDQAIPYYQLAIKYSFKSINTLIYKNNLAVCLRNAKRYSESIKLSTEIISKVTKGTNEYAKFLNNLAKTKWMADPSYNPVPWYQKALEIRIKQKDLWGQNSSYASLAKYYDGKDTDSSIYYLNKQYKIALEINSPDDELNALRGLIQSNALYSERYLQRYLALNDSIQQARAAAKNQFALIRYEVEKNKTENLRLEKENAQKQYRLTRQRVITGTSVFLLLLVIGGGTFWYKRRKQRLELEAENKVKETQLHLSKKIHDVVANGIYRVMSEIEYKEDIDREGMLDKLEHMYNQSRDISHDVEQKTITEIPYSEQIAELLKSFAADHRRVFIAGNETEQWTNVGKRIKDEIKHVLQELMVNMKKHSQADQVVVRFETSGQQLKIVYKDNGIGMPQEKTQGKGLSNTVSRIESLGGEIIFVSELGKGLSVTTNIPLV, from the coding sequence GTGCAAAAATCTGTTTTACTTTTGCTATTCACGTTGTTGATTTTTTCCTGTTCGCGAAATAAAGATGAAAAAATTATCAAAACCGTAAATAATGATTACGATAAAGCATTTGCTTTCTTCAAGCAGGGCCAAAAGGACAGTTCTTTCTTTTATTTCGAACTTGCCAAAGACCAATACTTGAATTCAAATGATAGTTTGGGTACTGCTAGATGTTTAGTTTTTATTGGATTACATCAATATGATGAGGGAGACTTTTTCGGGGCACAAGAGACGTCGTTATCGGCAATTCGTTTTATTGGTAATAAGCAAAAAGATTCATTATTATGTTATGCCTATAATACAATTGCAAATGCTTCAGATGAAATGAATCAATACGACCAGGCCATCCCATATTACCAATTAGCTATTAAGTATTCTTTTAAATCTATCAATACTCTAATCTATAAAAATAATCTTGCTGTCTGTCTCAGAAATGCTAAACGTTATTCTGAATCCATTAAATTATCTACGGAAATAATATCGAAGGTAACCAAAGGCACAAATGAATATGCTAAATTTTTAAACAATCTTGCCAAGACCAAATGGATGGCTGATCCTTCCTATAATCCAGTTCCTTGGTATCAAAAAGCCTTAGAGATACGTATCAAACAAAAAGACTTATGGGGACAAAACTCTAGTTATGCCAGCTTAGCAAAATATTATGATGGTAAAGACACTGATTCATCTATTTATTATTTAAATAAGCAATATAAAATTGCGCTGGAAATTAATAGTCCTGATGATGAATTGAATGCTTTACGTGGGTTAATTCAGTCCAATGCACTTTATTCTGAACGCTATTTACAGCGCTATTTGGCATTAAACGACAGCATCCAACAAGCCCGAGCCGCTGCCAAAAATCAATTTGCTCTTATCCGTTATGAAGTCGAGAAAAACAAGACCGAGAACCTGAGACTCGAAAAAGAGAATGCCCAAAAGCAATACCGCTTGACCAGGCAACGTGTTATTACCGGGACCAGTGTATTTTTGCTTTTGCTAGTTATAGGTGGTGGAACATTTTGGTACAAGCGCCGCAAGCAACGACTTGAACTCGAAGCAGAGAATAAGGTCAAAGAAACCCAACTTCACCTTTCTAAGAAGATACATGATGTTGTGGCCAATGGTATCTATCGCGTGATGAGCGAAATCGAATATAAAGAGGACATCGATCGGGAAGGAATGCTCGATAAGCTGGAGCATATGTACAATCAGTCACGCGATATTTCACATGATGTCGAACAGAAGACCATTACCGAAATTCCCTATAGTGAACAGATTGCCGAATTACTCAAATCATTCGCTGCTGACCACCGCCGTGTATTCATTGCTGGAAACGAGACTGAGCAGTGGACTAACGTCGGCAAGCGAATCAAGGACGAGATCAAGCACGTGCTTCAGGAATTGATGGTCAATATGAAAAAACATAGCCAGGCCGATCAGGTCGTGGTACGGTTCGAAACATCAGGACAGCAACTGAAAATAGTGTATAAAGATAACGGCATTGGCATGCCACAGGAAAAAACTCAAGGAAAAGGTCTGTCCAATACGGTTTCCCGTATTGAAAGCCTCGGTGGTGAAATTATCTTTGTCAGTGAACTGGGAAAAGGACTCAGCGTTACGACCAATATCCCATTAGTATAA
- a CDS encoding response regulator has protein sequence MFKKVLIAEDHDTENVAVQITLRDLGVHNPKYVYYCDHALTWIKNAIRDGEPYDLLITDIEFEDDGNFQEIKDGLALIKAVKEIQPDIKTIIFTGKDRSIAINEMFKSSQIDGHVIKARRGGQHLREAIQAVYQNRIYQSPNTKKIIQEQNSHEFTQLDLHIIKLLYEGIAQKDMPQYLQQRDIKPSSLSSIEKRLNLMKDILGFTKNEQLVAYCKEMELI, from the coding sequence ATGTTTAAAAAAGTACTCATTGCCGAAGACCATGATACAGAAAATGTTGCGGTGCAAATAACACTTCGCGATCTTGGTGTGCACAATCCAAAGTATGTTTATTATTGCGACCATGCGCTTACCTGGATCAAGAATGCCATCCGTGATGGAGAACCTTATGATTTGCTCATTACGGATATCGAATTTGAGGATGACGGTAATTTCCAGGAGATCAAGGATGGTCTAGCTTTGATCAAAGCTGTTAAAGAGATACAGCCAGATATCAAAACCATTATCTTCACTGGTAAGGATAGATCAATTGCGATCAACGAAATGTTTAAGTCTAGTCAGATCGATGGCCATGTTATTAAAGCTCGCCGTGGAGGACAGCATCTTCGCGAAGCGATCCAAGCCGTTTATCAGAATAGGATCTATCAGTCTCCGAATACAAAAAAAATTATACAGGAGCAAAATTCACATGAGTTTACTCAACTGGATTTGCACATCATTAAGCTATTATACGAGGGGATTGCTCAAAAAGATATGCCCCAATATCTGCAGCAAAGAGACATCAAACCATCCAGTCTGAGTAGCATCGAGAAACGGCTCAATCTGATGAAAGATATATTAGGCTTCACCAAAAATGAGCAGTTAGTTGCTTATTGCAAGGAGATGGAATTGATATAA
- a CDS encoding tetratricopeptide repeat protein, giving the protein MSANVPIVRSVSWPAVIIIILVWAILLAVFAFLFQKHGIFIGAVLFSLLFILLQRLIPSSHNKGMKAIKQQDFKTATEHFKQSVVFFTKYKWVDKYRALTMLSASKMSYREMGLCNIAFCYSQTGQAEKAKALYKEILEEYPDNGIAYYSLNSINTFSNKAD; this is encoded by the coding sequence ATGAGCGCAAATGTTCCAATCGTTCGGTCAGTATCCTGGCCTGCTGTTATCATTATCATCTTGGTCTGGGCCATTTTATTAGCTGTTTTTGCATTTCTATTCCAAAAACATGGGATTTTTATCGGCGCAGTGCTTTTTTCCCTTTTATTTATTTTATTGCAACGGCTTATCCCTTCCAGCCACAACAAGGGGATGAAAGCGATCAAACAGCAGGATTTCAAAACGGCTACCGAGCACTTTAAGCAGAGCGTTGTTTTTTTTACAAAATACAAATGGGTAGATAAATATCGTGCACTTACAATGTTGAGCGCCTCTAAAATGTCCTATCGGGAAATGGGACTTTGTAATATCGCATTTTGTTATTCGCAGACTGGGCAAGCCGAAAAAGCAAAGGCACTCTACAAAGAAATTCTGGAAGAGTACCCTGACAATGGGATCGCTTATTATTCCCTAAATTCAATCAATACATTTTCGAATAAGGCAGATTAA
- a CDS encoding phospholipase D-like domain-containing protein, whose protein sequence is MNTDQLVQDTLSDSKVIYERVRQELSKAKTQVLIAMAWFTDNELFATVQGCLDRQVKVSIIIADQPDNEKLDFSLLEKQGAEVTKVKNVGWGIMNQKFCVIDQAVAITGSYNWSNNSKSNNHVSVIVTNYPKTIAELTETFHGIRSRAIRINNGESLEDIIASEKIETPMQIKQENHTSRYTVSSGGELNFQQQSLKEFKDVLDNIIASEVGAFDKDLVKQSGYNRAKENNGDHQILHQAMDSLYSNFINEIEVIAEKKDRLKVRIDEQQKVSSTNMEFRTEQEIEKIKGNASVDKQNLDSDINSLTAKIEEKRLQINSNNNTKVTFIESKIIALKQKIKELEVEFVKPSVNKPIMLILAGTTLLLALYIFVFYSSVAYIFIFSKEEINEMMLLGSANTQSPEVFNPHAITKIGEKGMGGILFLFLFVAIPLALGMYKVFKDLFDVSENKEVQQHGIIQKIKMAFVNHLGIILILVVDIFIAYKVSKNINDIELLTNKTDQRLSLLNVLADSNFWLVFILGALGVFLFGFFFEKLMGQINERNLSFQQQKTKHIVESHQKEIGEYQEQINKIQLENDALQAELFSLQVNKEEKISQIQQLPIQQNERVGALQHQLLTFKERISNIGQIYKSQIDNDKLPISKAEMENRVNIYMEGWSKYLYEVYAILKAETKTREAVGECEAWLSNLGLQSDIKHELLEDITAFNN, encoded by the coding sequence ATGAATACAGATCAATTAGTGCAAGATACACTGTCAGATAGCAAAGTTATCTATGAGCGTGTGCGGCAAGAACTCTCTAAAGCTAAAACCCAAGTTTTAATTGCCATGGCATGGTTTACCGACAACGAGCTCTTTGCGACAGTTCAAGGTTGCTTAGATCGCCAAGTAAAAGTATCTATTATTATAGCAGACCAGCCAGATAATGAAAAACTCGACTTTTCACTCTTAGAGAAACAGGGAGCAGAGGTGACTAAAGTTAAGAATGTCGGCTGGGGTATCATGAATCAAAAATTCTGTGTGATTGACCAAGCTGTCGCCATTACAGGCTCTTATAATTGGAGCAACAACTCCAAGAGCAACAATCATGTAAGCGTTATTGTCACCAATTATCCAAAAACCATTGCTGAGCTTACTGAGACTTTTCATGGAATCCGTAGTAGAGCCATAAGGATCAATAATGGTGAATCATTGGAAGATATTATAGCATCTGAAAAAATAGAAACACCCATGCAGATTAAACAAGAAAATCATACTTCCCGGTATACTGTATCATCGGGCGGTGAACTCAATTTCCAGCAGCAGTCTTTAAAAGAATTCAAAGATGTACTGGACAATATTATAGCTTCCGAAGTAGGGGCTTTTGACAAGGACCTAGTTAAACAGAGTGGTTATAACCGTGCGAAAGAAAACAATGGTGACCATCAGATCCTTCACCAGGCAATGGATAGTCTCTACTCTAATTTCATCAATGAAATTGAAGTGATTGCAGAAAAGAAAGATCGTTTGAAAGTGCGCATTGATGAACAGCAGAAAGTGAGTTCAACCAACATGGAATTTCGTACGGAACAGGAAATTGAAAAAATCAAAGGAAATGCATCAGTAGATAAGCAAAATCTCGATTCGGATATCAATTCCCTTACTGCAAAAATCGAAGAGAAACGTCTTCAGATTAACTCGAATAACAATACGAAGGTTACCTTTATTGAGAGTAAGATTATTGCACTGAAGCAAAAGATCAAAGAATTGGAAGTTGAGTTTGTAAAGCCATCAGTCAACAAACCTATTATGTTGATCCTAGCCGGTACGACGTTGTTGCTTGCCCTGTATATATTTGTTTTTTACTCCTCTGTTGCCTATATCTTTATTTTCTCAAAAGAAGAGATCAATGAAATGATGTTGCTAGGCTCAGCAAATACACAATCACCCGAAGTCTTCAATCCACACGCTATTACTAAGATAGGGGAGAAAGGGATGGGCGGTATACTATTTCTCTTTTTGTTTGTGGCTATTCCGCTCGCATTGGGTATGTACAAAGTTTTTAAAGATCTTTTTGATGTCAGTGAAAATAAGGAAGTCCAGCAACATGGTATTATTCAGAAGATCAAAATGGCTTTCGTGAACCATTTGGGAATTATTCTTATCCTTGTTGTTGATATCTTTATTGCCTATAAAGTGTCAAAAAATATCAATGATATTGAGTTGTTGACCAATAAGACAGATCAACGACTGTCACTCTTAAATGTTCTTGCAGATAGCAATTTTTGGCTAGTCTTTATCCTAGGTGCGCTGGGTGTGTTTCTTTTTGGATTCTTTTTCGAAAAATTAATGGGCCAGATTAACGAACGTAATCTTTCTTTTCAACAGCAGAAGACTAAGCATATTGTCGAGAGCCACCAGAAAGAGATCGGCGAATACCAGGAACAGATCAATAAGATCCAGTTGGAGAACGATGCTCTACAAGCTGAACTGTTTAGTTTGCAGGTAAACAAAGAAGAAAAAATAAGTCAGATCCAACAGCTTCCTATTCAGCAGAACGAGCGGGTAGGCGCCCTGCAACATCAATTGCTCACTTTCAAAGAACGGATCAGTAATATCGGACAGATTTACAAGAGCCAGATTGACAATGACAAGCTGCCTATTTCCAAAGCCGAGATGGAAAACCGGGTCAATATCTATATGGAAGGTTGGAGCAAATATCTATACGAAGTATATGCAATCTTAAAAGCAGAGACCAAAACCCGTGAGGCTGTAGGTGAATGCGAAGCCTGGCTTTCCAATTTAGGACTACAGTCTGACATTAAACACGAACTTTTAGAAGACATTACGGCTTTTAACAATTAA
- a CDS encoding thermonuclease family protein, which produces MKKWVNVMIKLGVIALFFLLVFLMSCAQSEQTFRSFGFLEKSNLPYSDAVRVFKVVDGDTFWVKNGVGKNVKIRLIGIDAPEDRNAFHKKKHPFGITSKRYLDSLILNKEIRLEYDVDSLDRYGRTLAYAYLNDTFINAEMIKNGYALLMTVPPNVRYESQFVEGQSYARSNRLGLWNVYDNPKLD; this is translated from the coding sequence ATGAAAAAGTGGGTAAACGTAATGATCAAACTGGGGGTAATTGCCCTGTTTTTTCTGCTTGTTTTTTTAATGAGCTGTGCGCAATCCGAGCAGACTTTCAGGTCTTTCGGCTTTTTGGAAAAAAGTAATCTTCCTTACTCAGATGCGGTACGGGTATTTAAAGTAGTTGATGGGGATACCTTCTGGGTAAAAAACGGAGTTGGCAAAAATGTAAAAATCAGATTAATCGGCATCGACGCACCTGAGGATCGAAATGCTTTTCATAAAAAGAAGCATCCTTTTGGAATAACATCCAAACGTTATCTCGATAGCTTGATTCTGAATAAGGAGATCCGATTAGAATATGATGTGGATTCGCTGGACCGTTATGGACGGACTCTCGCATACGCTTATCTTAATGATACATTTATAAATGCCGAGATGATCAAAAACGGATATGCTCTTTTAATGACTGTACCACCCAATGTTCGTTATGAATCCCAGTTTGTGGAAGGTCAGTCTTATGCGCGCTCAAATCGCTTGGGTCTTTGGAATGTATACGATAATCCTAAACTAGACTGA
- a CDS encoding type I restriction endonuclease produces the protein MMENDLRLKLEQLHQRVGSLKDQISTEEATKNAFVMPFIQILGYDIFNPTEVIPEFICDIGTKKGEKVDYVIKKDNEPILIIECKHWKETADAHNSQLHRYFHVSKARFGVLTNGHIYNFYADLEKPNIMDEKPFFTLDLNNLKDSNIKILEKFTKNGYHLEGILDSAEGLKYIKAIRKEFEKELQEPSDELVKLLVNRFFDKPLIASRMAAFKEYTKKALSSSINESISSRLKTALSINETIPQKATAEMVPIDENISTEIKIVTTEEEIEGSQIVKAILREHVPSARIAFRDTQSYFGILLDDNNRKPLARLHFNSTNKYLEVFSEGKDKGVKKLLTSLDEIYNYRQEITDALKNYE, from the coding sequence ATGATGGAAAACGATCTACGACTCAAACTGGAGCAGCTACATCAGCGTGTAGGCAGCCTTAAAGATCAAATCAGTACCGAAGAAGCAACTAAGAATGCTTTTGTAATGCCCTTTATCCAAATTTTGGGATACGACATATTTAACCCTACAGAAGTAATACCTGAATTTATATGTGATATTGGCACCAAAAAGGGAGAAAAGGTAGACTATGTCATCAAGAAAGATAATGAGCCGATACTGATCATCGAATGTAAGCACTGGAAGGAAACTGCTGATGCACACAACTCACAGTTGCACCGTTATTTTCATGTGTCAAAAGCCCGGTTTGGCGTATTAACGAATGGACATATCTATAATTTTTATGCTGATCTCGAGAAACCGAATATCATGGATGAGAAACCATTCTTTACATTGGATCTCAACAATCTCAAAGATTCTAACATCAAGATCCTAGAGAAGTTTACCAAAAATGGTTACCACCTAGAAGGCATCTTAGATTCCGCAGAAGGACTAAAATATATTAAAGCTATCCGCAAAGAGTTTGAAAAGGAACTTCAGGAGCCATCTGATGAACTAGTCAAACTTTTGGTAAACCGATTTTTTGACAAACCTCTGATCGCTTCCAGAATGGCCGCTTTTAAAGAATATACCAAGAAAGCACTTTCATCATCTATCAATGAATCCATAAGTTCAAGATTGAAGACTGCTTTAAGTATCAATGAGACGATACCACAAAAAGCAACTGCTGAAATGGTGCCCATTGACGAGAATATCAGTACCGAGATCAAAATAGTAACGACAGAAGAAGAAATTGAAGGATCACAGATTGTAAAAGCGATCTTGCGTGAGCATGTCCCCTCTGCCCGCATAGCCTTCCGTGATACACAGTCTTATTTTGGGATCCTACTGGATGACAACAACCGCAAGCCCTTGGCCCGCCTGCACTTCAACTCGACCAATAAATATCTTGAGGTATTTTCTGAGGGAAAAGATAAAGGTGTAAAAAAACTATTGACCTCTTTGGATGAAATCTATAATTATCGGCAAGAAATTACAGATGCGCTGAAAAATTATGAGTAA
- a CDS encoding DUF4236 domain-containing protein: MAWNFRRRVKIIPGVHLNFSKSGISTSIGVKGASMTFGSSATYLNAGIPALGIYNRQKVNGGGSPSSSPVVLDPPPATLPYVAPIEPQNRGNIFSADIHEITSQDMAGIKEAILLAREQRLSLEKDLVEINAAIKSTKNKKLMSYLLLYGLINKSIPARMNEDLNAQEEAIKQTNEQIEASYVDLQVDFELELKQKYDVLVSSFINLAKSQKIWDVTSAHYEDRTITRSSASTVVSRTDVRFGLKSIPEFKSDVKALYFQNANGADLYIYPSFIVMYSRSKDFAIIGLDEISLQQHAVRFTEMQGVPADSKTIDMTWAKVNKDGSRDKRFTGNYQIPVVRYGEIKLRTATGVNEEYEFSNYEATEAFAIAFTEYQRSVSQLIQY, from the coding sequence ATGGCTTGGAATTTTAGAAGACGTGTAAAGATCATTCCCGGAGTACATCTGAATTTTAGTAAAAGCGGGATTTCAACCTCAATTGGGGTAAAGGGAGCAAGTATGACATTTGGGAGCTCAGCTACTTATTTAAATGCGGGAATACCTGCGTTGGGAATTTATAATAGGCAGAAAGTAAATGGGGGTGGATCACCATCTTCTTCTCCTGTAGTACTGGATCCTCCACCTGCGACACTGCCATATGTAGCTCCGATCGAACCACAAAATCGAGGTAATATTTTTAGCGCCGACATCCATGAGATCACGAGTCAGGATATGGCAGGTATAAAAGAGGCAATTTTACTGGCGAGGGAGCAGCGTTTATCATTGGAGAAAGATCTTGTCGAAATTAATGCAGCGATAAAATCCACGAAGAACAAAAAGTTAATGAGCTATCTTTTGCTTTATGGATTGATCAATAAATCAATACCGGCGCGGATGAATGAAGATCTTAATGCGCAGGAAGAAGCTATCAAGCAGACAAACGAGCAAATAGAAGCCTCTTATGTTGATTTACAAGTTGATTTTGAACTGGAGTTAAAACAAAAATATGACGTCTTGGTCTCAAGTTTTATCAACTTGGCGAAAAGTCAGAAAATATGGGACGTGACAAGTGCTCATTATGAAGATCGCACCATTACTCGATCGTCGGCCAGTACCGTTGTAAGCAGAACCGATGTCCGATTTGGATTGAAATCGATCCCTGAATTTAAATCTGATGTGAAGGCATTGTATTTCCAGAATGCAAATGGCGCAGATCTCTACATCTATCCCAGTTTTATCGTTATGTACAGCAGATCCAAAGATTTTGCTATTATCGGTCTGGACGAAATTAGCTTACAACAACATGCGGTAAGATTTACAGAGATGCAAGGTGTGCCAGCAGATTCAAAGACTATTGATATGACCTGGGCTAAGGTCAATAAGGATGGGAGCAGAGATAAGCGATTTACTGGTAATTATCAGATACCGGTGGTACGCTATGGCGAAATTAAATTAAGAACTGCCACTGGGGTCAATGAAGAATATGAGTTCAGTAATTATGAAGCGACCGAGGCATTTGCAATTGCTTTTACAGAATATCAGCGCTCGGTTAGTCAACTGATACAATACTAA
- a CDS encoding nuclear transport factor 2 family protein: MRTLVKTFTAAALIAVSTFAMAAEGPGAKTAKANVNLSIADLALNHYVAVTTEGESAGVEQLFAEDFNQKIQASNAQSNSRSEVVKSLKKQKGEKLNCTVSTDILEESAGYMVAKVTLKFENFTKTDLVTLERVGNDWKVSKSINSYK; the protein is encoded by the coding sequence ATGAGAACTCTAGTAAAAACATTCACAGCAGCAGCTTTAATCGCCGTATCAACTTTCGCTATGGCAGCTGAAGGCCCAGGAGCAAAGACAGCAAAAGCAAACGTTAACCTTTCTATAGCAGACTTGGCACTCAATCACTATGTTGCAGTCACAACAGAGGGTGAATCAGCAGGAGTAGAGCAATTGTTCGCCGAAGATTTCAATCAAAAGATCCAAGCTTCCAATGCACAAAGTAACAGCCGTAGCGAAGTGGTGAAATCACTGAAAAAACAAAAAGGTGAAAAGCTGAACTGTACCGTAAGCACTGATATCTTGGAAGAATCAGCAGGCTATATGGTCGCTAAAGTGACTTTGAAATTTGAAAACTTCACCAAGACCGACCTGGTTACCTTGGAGCGTGTGGGCAATGACTGGAAAGTATCCAAATCGATTAATTCGTATAAGTAA